The following proteins are encoded in a genomic region of Terriglobales bacterium:
- a CDS encoding DUF2182 domain-containing protein: MERLGRERLVVVLSLAGVVGLAWLWLWRQAVAMEMSGVQMAGMAMSMPAPAPADALGLSLVFFMWVVMMVGMMLPSAAPAILLYGSLVRKHAERGRVLPAVWIFAVGYLLAWTAFSFGAALLQAVLRHAALLDAMMSSSSRILNGALLTAAGVYQFTPLKHRCLSKCREPLPFFIAHWREGKAGALRMGMRHGAYCVGCCAMLMLLLFALGVMSLAWVAALAALILVEKLLPAGPLTARAFGAALVLLGVATLLYQAT, from the coding sequence GTGGAGCGCCTAGGCCGCGAGCGGCTGGTCGTCGTCCTCAGCCTGGCGGGCGTGGTGGGCCTCGCCTGGCTGTGGCTTTGGCGCCAGGCGGTGGCGATGGAGATGAGCGGCGTACAGATGGCCGGCATGGCGATGAGCATGCCCGCCCCGGCGCCGGCCGATGCGCTCGGCCTGTCGCTCGTGTTTTTCATGTGGGTGGTGATGATGGTCGGCATGATGCTGCCGAGCGCCGCGCCGGCCATCCTGCTTTACGGCTCGCTGGTCAGAAAGCACGCCGAGCGGGGCCGCGTGCTGCCGGCAGTGTGGATCTTCGCCGTTGGGTATCTTCTTGCCTGGACGGCTTTCAGTTTCGGCGCGGCGCTCCTGCAGGCTGTGCTGCGGCATGCGGCGCTGCTCGACGCCATGATGAGCTCCTCGAGCAGAATACTGAACGGGGCGCTGCTCACCGCGGCCGGCGTGTATCAATTCACGCCGCTCAAGCACCGTTGCCTGAGCAAGTGCCGCGAGCCGCTGCCCTTCTTCATCGCCCACTGGCGGGAGGGCAAGGCAGGGGCGCTGCGCATGGGCATGCGACACGGCGCGTACTGCGTCGGATGCTGCGCGATGCTCATGCTCCTGCTCTTCGCGCTCGGCGTGATGAGCCTCGCTTGGGTAGCCGCGCTTGCCGCGTTGATCCTGGTCGAGAAGCTGCTGCCGGCGGGCCCGCTCACGGCGCGTGCGTTCGGCGCGGCTCTTGTCCTGCTCGGCGTCGCTACGCTGCTCTATCAGGCCACATGA
- a CDS encoding DUF1326 domain-containing protein, giving the protein MAGWRIEGQYMESCNCTYLCPCIGSNLTARPSEGDCKAAVALRIDRGEKDGVKLNGLSFIVMLHSPAAMAEGNMTVGLIVDERASEAQVKAIADIATGAAGGPMAALAPLVGKVAGVEKRAIRFEQDGMKFRVTAGELVDQSIEGVPGPARAGEPIYLDNTCHPVNARLALAKATRSKFDVFGMRWNDSSGKRNGHFAPFAWSA; this is encoded by the coding sequence ATGGCCGGCTGGCGCATCGAGGGGCAGTACATGGAAAGCTGCAATTGCACCTACCTCTGTCCATGCATCGGCTCCAATCTCACCGCGCGGCCTAGCGAAGGCGACTGCAAGGCCGCCGTCGCGCTGCGCATCGACAGGGGCGAGAAGGACGGCGTCAAGCTGAACGGCCTGTCGTTCATCGTCATGCTCCATTCCCCCGCCGCGATGGCGGAGGGAAACATGACCGTCGGGCTGATCGTGGACGAGCGGGCGTCCGAGGCGCAGGTGAAGGCGATCGCGGACATCGCAACGGGCGCCGCGGGCGGACCGATGGCGGCCCTCGCCCCGCTGGTCGGAAAAGTGGCGGGCGTGGAGAAGCGGGCGATCCGCTTCGAGCAGGACGGCATGAAGTTCAGGGTGACGGCCGGCGAGCTCGTCGACCAGTCGATCGAGGGCGTGCCGGGACCGGCGCGTGCCGGCGAGCCCATCTATCTGGACAACACCTGCCACCCCGTGAACGCGCGGCTCGCGCTCGCCAAGGCGACGCGCAGCAAGTTCGACGTGTTCGGCATGCGCTGGAACGACTCGAGCGGCAAGCGCAACGGCCACTTCGCGCCTTTCGCGTGGAGCGCCTAG
- the lpdA gene encoding dihydrolipoyl dehydrogenase, with translation MAGTEVKVPDIGDFKEVEVIEVLVKPGDAVSKEQSLITLESDKATMEIPSPEAGVVGELRVKVGDKVSKGSPILMLDSKKTEKPEAPKAAPPTPATGADIECDVLVLGAGPGGYSAAFRAADLGMKTALVERYPTLGGVCLNVGCIPSKALLHTAAIMDGAKALASHGITYGEPKVDLAKLRAFKDKVVGKLTGGLAGMAKVRKVTVVQGVGRFVDKNHLEVNGKKIRFQSAIIAAGSQAAKLPFLPEDPRIVDSTGALELRSIPKKLLVIGGGIIGLEMGTVYSTLGTRLDVVEMMDGLMLGADRDLVAVWQKFNAPRFDKIMLKTKTTKVEAAKDGIRVAFDNGESKTYDMVLVSVGRVPNGKKIGAEKAGVQVDERGFVRTDSQMRTNVPHIFAIGDIAGNPMLAHKAVHEGHVAAEAANGLKSHFDARVVPSVAYTDPEIAWVGLTEDEAKKQGVAVGVAKFPWAASGRAIANGRDEGFTKLIFDAETHRCVGGGIVGLGAGDLISEIALAVEMGADATDIGKTIHPHPTTAESVGMAAEVFEGVCTDLPPQRKKP, from the coding sequence ATGGCCGGCACCGAAGTGAAGGTTCCCGACATCGGGGACTTCAAGGAAGTCGAAGTCATCGAAGTGCTGGTCAAGCCCGGCGACGCTGTTTCCAAGGAGCAGTCGCTCATCACGCTCGAGTCGGACAAGGCGACGATGGAGATCCCGTCGCCCGAGGCCGGCGTGGTCGGCGAGCTGCGCGTGAAGGTCGGCGACAAGGTTTCCAAGGGTTCGCCGATCCTGATGCTGGATTCGAAAAAGACCGAAAAGCCGGAAGCCCCCAAGGCGGCGCCTCCCACGCCTGCCACGGGCGCGGACATCGAGTGCGACGTGCTCGTGCTCGGCGCCGGGCCGGGCGGTTACTCGGCGGCGTTCCGCGCCGCGGACCTCGGCATGAAGACCGCGCTGGTGGAGCGCTATCCGACGCTCGGCGGAGTGTGTCTGAACGTGGGCTGCATTCCGTCCAAGGCGCTCCTGCACACCGCGGCGATCATGGACGGCGCGAAGGCGCTCGCGTCGCACGGCATCACGTACGGCGAGCCGAAGGTCGACCTCGCCAAGCTGCGCGCGTTCAAGGACAAGGTGGTGGGCAAGCTGACCGGCGGTCTCGCCGGGATGGCGAAGGTGCGCAAGGTCACGGTGGTGCAGGGCGTGGGCCGCTTCGTCGACAAGAACCATCTGGAAGTGAACGGGAAGAAGATCCGCTTCCAGTCCGCGATCATCGCGGCCGGCTCGCAGGCCGCCAAACTTCCCTTCCTGCCGGAGGATCCGCGCATCGTCGACTCCACCGGCGCGCTCGAGTTGCGCTCCATCCCAAAGAAACTGCTCGTCATCGGCGGCGGCATCATCGGCCTGGAGATGGGCACGGTGTACTCGACGCTCGGCACGCGCCTCGACGTGGTGGAGATGATGGACGGCCTGATGCTCGGCGCCGACCGCGACCTGGTCGCGGTGTGGCAGAAGTTCAACGCGCCGCGCTTCGACAAGATCATGCTCAAGACCAAGACCACCAAGGTCGAGGCCGCCAAGGACGGCATCAGGGTGGCGTTCGATAACGGCGAATCGAAAACCTACGACATGGTCCTGGTCTCGGTCGGCCGCGTGCCGAACGGCAAGAAGATCGGCGCCGAGAAGGCCGGTGTGCAGGTCGACGAGCGGGGCTTTGTTCGCACCGATTCCCAGATGAGGACCAACGTTCCCCACATCTTTGCCATCGGCGACATCGCGGGAAACCCGATGCTCGCGCACAAGGCCGTGCATGAGGGCCATGTGGCGGCCGAGGCGGCGAACGGGCTGAAGTCGCATTTCGACGCGCGCGTGGTGCCTTCGGTCGCCTACACCGATCCCGAAATCGCCTGGGTCGGCCTCACCGAGGACGAAGCGAAGAAGCAGGGCGTGGCGGTCGGGGTGGCCAAGTTCCCGTGGGCCGCGTCCGGGCGCGCGATCGCCAACGGCCGCGACGAAGGCTTCACCAAGCTCATCTTCGACGCCGAGACGCACCGCTGCGTGGGTGGGGGCATCGTCGGCTTGGGCGCGGGCGACCTGATCAGCGAGATCGCGCTCGCTGTCGAGATGGGCGCGGACGCGACCGACATCGGCAAGACGATTCATCCGCATCCCACCACCGCGGAATCGGTCGGCATGGCCGCCGAGGTATTCGAGGGCGTGTGCACCGACCTGCCGCCTCAGCGCAAAAAACCCTGA
- the aceF gene encoding dihydrolipoyllysine-residue acetyltransferase translates to MNQVLVPDIGDFKEVEVIEVLVKPGDAVSKEQSLITLESDKATMEIPSPGSGVVKELKIKVGDKVSKGSPILLLEEKGNGETAPEEKLKPPAKTEAPKETAKPAGGAMTVPVPDIGDFKEVEVIEVLVKAGDAVTKEQSLITLESDKATMEIPSPAAGVVKDLKVKVGDKVSKGAPILVLDSQEAPAAPRPEAAKTAPAPKPTAAPAPTPAPAVSARPVPREPREETVSKPHASPSVRKFGRELGVELARVQGSGPKGRILHSDVQAFVKSALQGVRPPDKGGQGGVPFDLPAWPEVDFAKFGPVESKPLSRIQKLSGPYLHRNWISIPHVTQFDEADITDLEAFRKAQTVETEKKGFKLTMLAFMIKACVTALKQFPQFNSSLEKSGDSLVIKKYFHIGVAVDTPGGLVVPVVRDADRKGVFDIAKELGDISKLARDGKLKPGDMQGGTFSISSLGGIGGTAFTPIINAPEVAILGVSRSALRPVFSGKDEKGNDVFKARLMLPLSLSYDHRVIDGATAARFSAFLVSVLSDIRKLIL, encoded by the coding sequence ATGAACCAAGTCCTCGTCCCCGACATCGGCGACTTCAAGGAAGTCGAGGTCATCGAGGTTCTGGTCAAGCCGGGCGACGCGGTGTCGAAGGAGCAGTCGCTCATCACGCTCGAGTCCGACAAGGCGACCATGGAGATTCCGTCGCCCGGGTCCGGCGTCGTGAAAGAGCTCAAGATCAAGGTCGGCGACAAGGTGTCGAAGGGCTCGCCGATCCTGTTGCTCGAGGAAAAAGGCAACGGCGAAACCGCTCCCGAAGAAAAGCTGAAGCCGCCCGCGAAAACAGAAGCTCCCAAGGAAACTGCCAAACCGGCCGGCGGCGCGATGACGGTTCCGGTCCCCGACATCGGCGACTTCAAGGAAGTGGAGGTCATCGAAGTGCTGGTCAAGGCCGGCGACGCGGTGACCAAGGAGCAATCGCTCATCACGCTCGAGTCCGACAAGGCGACGATGGAGATCCCGTCCCCGGCCGCCGGCGTGGTGAAGGACCTGAAGGTGAAGGTGGGCGACAAGGTGTCGAAGGGCGCGCCCATCCTGGTTTTGGATTCCCAGGAAGCTCCCGCCGCTCCAAGGCCGGAAGCCGCCAAGACAGCGCCAGCACCGAAACCCACAGCGGCGCCGGCGCCCACGCCGGCGCCCGCGGTGAGCGCACGTCCCGTGCCGCGCGAGCCGCGTGAAGAAACCGTCTCCAAGCCGCACGCGAGTCCCTCGGTGCGCAAGTTCGGCCGCGAGCTCGGCGTCGAGCTCGCGCGCGTGCAAGGCAGCGGGCCGAAGGGACGCATCCTGCATTCCGACGTGCAGGCCTTCGTCAAAAGCGCGCTGCAAGGGGTCCGCCCCCCTGACAAGGGGGGGCAGGGGGGGGTGCCGTTCGACCTGCCGGCCTGGCCCGAGGTCGACTTCGCGAAGTTCGGCCCGGTCGAGTCGAAGCCGCTGTCGCGCATCCAGAAGCTCTCCGGCCCCTACCTGCACCGCAACTGGATCTCGATCCCGCACGTCACGCAATTCGACGAGGCCGACATCACGGACCTGGAAGCCTTCCGCAAGGCGCAGACCGTCGAGACCGAGAAGAAGGGCTTCAAGCTCACCATGCTCGCCTTCATGATCAAGGCGTGCGTCACGGCGCTCAAGCAGTTTCCACAGTTCAATTCCTCGCTCGAAAAATCGGGCGACAGCCTGGTCATCAAGAAGTACTTCCACATCGGCGTGGCGGTCGACACGCCGGGCGGCCTGGTGGTGCCGGTGGTGCGCGACGCCGACCGCAAGGGCGTGTTCGACATCGCGAAGGAGCTCGGCGACATCAGCAAGCTCGCGCGCGACGGCAAGCTCAAGCCCGGCGACATGCAGGGCGGCACGTTCTCGATCTCGAGCCTGGGCGGCATCGGCGGCACCGCCTTCACGCCGATCATCAACGCGCCCGAGGTGGCCATCCTCGGCGTGTCGCGCTCGGCCTTGCGACCGGTATTTTCAGGGAAGGACGAGAAGGGGAATGACGTCTTCAAAGCCCGCTTGATGCTCCCGCTCTCGCTCTCCTACGACCACCGCGTGATCGACGGCGCGACCGCGGCACGCTTCTCGGCGTTCCTCGTCTCCGTCCTGTCCGACATCCGCAAGCTCATCCTCTAG
- the aceE gene encoding pyruvate dehydrogenase (acetyl-transferring), homodimeric type produces the protein MAAVPQFPAANDPDALETQEWLDALEAVLEREGPERAHYLLERLIDKARRSGAYIPFSPNTAYINTIPPHMEERSPGDAALEERIRSYCRWNAMVMVAKANKSDDELGGHIASFASVGTMFGVGQNHFWHAPSEGHGGDLVYFQGHSSPGVYARALLEGRLTQEQLLNFRREVDGKGVSSYPHPWLMPDYWQFPTVSMGLGPIQAIYMARFLKYLHARGIAETANRKVWVFCGDGEMDEPESLGAIGLAAREKLDNLIFIINCNLQRLDGPVRGNGKIIQELEGEFRGSGWNVIKLIWGGYWDPLLARDKEGRLLRVMEESLDGEYQNYKANDGAFVRKHFFGKDPKLLEMVSRMTDEDIWRLNRGGHDPHKIYAAYAAANKHKGQPSVILAKTIKGYGLGKQGQAKNPTHQLKKVDTSTIKDMRDRLRIPIPDDKLDELPFYIPPADSPEMKYLHERRKALGGFLPQRREKADQVPAVPALSAFDQLLKGSGEGREISTTMAFVRALTALIRDKDLGRHVVPIVPDEARTFGMEGMFRQLAIFAPEGQKYEPVDKDQVMFYREDKQGQILEEGINEAGAFSSWIAAATSYSHSNRVMVPFYIFYSMFGFQRVGDLAWAAADQRARGFLLGATAGRTTLNGEGLQHEDGHSHILSSVIPNCVSYDPTYGYELAVIIQDGLRRMVTNQEDVYYYITLMNENYQHPPMPQGAEPGILKGMYLLRESKAKHKNRVQLLGSGTILREVEAAAELLEKDWGVAADVWSATSFTELRREGLAVERWNLLHPEGKQKVSFVEKSLKERPAGPVIASSDYIKTFADQIRPFVPKDRAYRVLGTDGFGRSDSRSRLRYFFEVNRCFVAVAALKALAEQGEIKPKVVADAIKKYEIDPDKADPTTV, from the coding sequence ATGGCCGCCGTTCCACAATTTCCCGCTGCAAACGACCCCGACGCGCTCGAGACGCAGGAGTGGCTCGACGCGCTCGAGGCGGTGCTCGAGCGCGAAGGTCCCGAGCGCGCGCACTACCTGCTCGAGCGGCTGATCGACAAGGCGCGCCGCTCCGGCGCGTACATCCCGTTCTCGCCGAACACCGCGTACATCAACACCATTCCTCCGCACATGGAGGAGCGCTCGCCGGGCGACGCCGCGCTCGAGGAGCGCATCCGCTCCTATTGCCGCTGGAACGCGATGGTGATGGTGGCGAAAGCGAACAAGAGCGACGACGAGCTGGGCGGCCACATCGCCAGCTTCGCTTCGGTCGGCACCATGTTCGGCGTGGGGCAGAACCATTTCTGGCATGCGCCCTCCGAAGGGCACGGCGGCGACCTGGTGTACTTCCAGGGCCACTCTTCGCCGGGCGTGTATGCGCGCGCGCTGCTCGAGGGCCGGCTCACGCAGGAGCAGCTGCTCAACTTCCGGCGCGAGGTCGACGGCAAGGGCGTGTCCTCGTATCCGCATCCGTGGCTGATGCCGGACTACTGGCAGTTCCCCACCGTGTCGATGGGCCTCGGTCCGATCCAGGCCATCTACATGGCGCGCTTCCTCAAGTACCTGCACGCGCGCGGCATCGCCGAGACCGCCAACCGCAAGGTGTGGGTGTTCTGCGGCGACGGCGAGATGGACGAGCCCGAATCGCTCGGCGCGATCGGCCTCGCGGCGCGCGAGAAGCTCGACAACCTGATCTTCATCATCAACTGCAACCTGCAGCGCCTTGACGGCCCGGTGCGCGGCAACGGCAAGATCATCCAGGAGCTGGAAGGGGAGTTCCGCGGCTCGGGCTGGAACGTAATCAAGCTGATCTGGGGCGGCTACTGGGATCCGCTGCTCGCGCGCGACAAGGAAGGCCGCCTGCTGCGCGTCATGGAGGAGTCGCTCGACGGCGAGTACCAGAACTACAAGGCGAACGACGGCGCATTCGTGCGCAAGCACTTCTTCGGCAAGGACCCGAAGCTGCTCGAGATGGTCTCGCGCATGACCGACGAGGACATCTGGCGCCTGAACCGCGGCGGCCACGACCCGCACAAGATCTACGCGGCGTACGCGGCGGCGAACAAGCACAAGGGCCAGCCCAGCGTAATCCTCGCCAAGACCATCAAGGGCTACGGCCTGGGCAAGCAGGGCCAGGCCAAGAACCCGACCCACCAGCTGAAGAAGGTCGACACCTCGACCATCAAGGACATGCGCGACCGGCTGCGCATCCCGATCCCGGACGACAAGCTCGACGAGCTGCCGTTCTACATCCCGCCGGCCGACTCGCCGGAGATGAAGTACCTGCACGAGCGGCGCAAGGCGCTCGGCGGCTTCCTGCCGCAGCGGCGCGAGAAGGCCGACCAGGTGCCCGCCGTCCCCGCCCTGAGCGCCTTCGATCAACTGCTGAAGGGCTCCGGCGAAGGGCGCGAGATCTCCACCACCATGGCCTTCGTGCGCGCGCTCACCGCGCTGATCCGCGACAAGGACCTCGGCCGGCACGTGGTGCCGATCGTGCCCGACGAGGCGCGCACCTTCGGCATGGAAGGCATGTTCCGCCAGCTCGCCATCTTCGCGCCCGAGGGCCAGAAGTACGAGCCGGTCGACAAGGACCAGGTGATGTTCTACCGCGAGGACAAGCAGGGCCAGATCCTCGAGGAAGGCATCAACGAGGCGGGCGCGTTCTCGTCGTGGATCGCCGCCGCCACCTCGTACAGCCACTCCAACCGCGTGATGGTGCCGTTCTACATCTTCTATTCGATGTTCGGCTTCCAGCGCGTCGGCGACCTCGCGTGGGCGGCGGCCGACCAGCGCGCGCGCGGCTTCCTGCTCGGCGCGACCGCCGGGCGCACCACGCTGAACGGCGAGGGCCTGCAGCACGAGGACGGGCACTCGCACATCCTGTCGTCGGTGATCCCGAACTGCGTGTCCTACGACCCGACCTACGGCTACGAGCTCGCGGTGATCATCCAGGACGGGCTGCGCCGCATGGTCACCAACCAGGAAGATGTGTACTACTACATCACCCTGATGAACGAGAACTACCAGCACCCGCCGATGCCGCAGGGCGCGGAGCCGGGCATCCTCAAGGGGATGTATTTGCTGCGCGAATCAAAAGCCAAGCACAAGAATCGAGTCCAGCTGCTCGGCTCCGGCACCATCCTGCGCGAAGTCGAGGCCGCGGCCGAGCTGCTCGAGAAGGATTGGGGCGTGGCCGCCGACGTGTGGAGCGCGACCAGCTTCACCGAGCTGCGCCGCGAGGGCCTCGCGGTCGAGCGCTGGAACCTGCTCCATCCCGAAGGGAAACAGAAGGTCTCTTTCGTTGAGAAATCTCTTAAGGAAAGGCCTGCTGGCCCGGTGATCGCCTCGAGCGATTACATCAAGACCTTCGCCGACCAGATCCGGCCCTTCGTCCCGAAGGACCGCGCCTACCGCGTGCTCGGCACCGACGGCTTCGGGCGCTCCGACTCGCGCTCGCGGCTGCGCTACTTCTTCGAGGTGAACCGCTGCTTCGTCGCCGTCGCGGCGCTCAAGGCGCTCGCCGAGCAGGGCGAGATCAAGCCGAAGGTCGTGGCGGACGCCATCAAGAAGTACGAGATCGATCCCGACAAGGCAGACCCCACCACTGTATGA